DNA from Evansella sp. LMS18:
GCATCAAGCTGCTTTTCGGTTGCTCTCACAGCAGCCAGGGCTACCGCCTCGATTTCAATACCCCGCCTGAATTCGAGTATTTCACGAAGTTTATCTTTATCCATTAAATTACGTGTTACTCTCTCTCCAATAGTATCTCCCTGAATATCCCTTAAATAGGTTCCTGAGCCAGACCTTGTTTCAGTGATATTATTGGCCTGAAGAACACTAAGTGCCTCCCTTATCGCTGTTTTACTGACTTTAAAAATCGCGGCAAGCTCATTTTCAGAAGGGAGCTTTTCTCCCGGCTTTATGTTGTTCTCTGCAATATAATCTTCTATTGCTAAAATAACCTCTTCGAACAAGCGTCTTTTTTTGATTGGTTTCATTATCAGGGAAATCACCTCCCGAGTTCCTTTAGATTAACAAAAATCCTTTAACCAGCCGCTGCATTATTCCTTCTGGATTAAATGCCGCAGGGAAATAAAGCTGCTTTCCTTTATCAGCTTTCCTGGACTTATATACTGCCAGTAAAATAGCCACAATGTTCTTAAATTTTTGCAAACATGTTTAAATCAGCAATGCAGCAAAACAACTATTTCTGATAAAATAAAAATAACCCTGCACTGCCGGAGGAGAACTGAATGAAAAAGAAATCTGTTTCTGTACCAAGAATGTTTGAACAAATCACCAGTCAGATTGTTCATTATATACATATTAATAAACTGGAAGCCGGCACAAAACTGCCTACTGAAAGAGAGCTGTCCGCCCTCCTCGGTGTCAGCCGTTCTTCACTGAGAGAAGCTTTACGGGTTTTAGAGCTGCTCCAGTTCGTATATTCCAGACAGGGGGAAGGGACCTTCGTCTCCTCCCCTCCGCCAATTCTTCTTCCGTATCATATATTAAATAAGGACCTGGAACACGATTATCTGGAGAATTATTTTGATCTTGCACTGCTCCATGCTGAAAAAATTCTTACTGACACTGCCGGGACACCCCGCGTTTCAGAACTGGTGGCTTCTTTTCCTGGCTGCGGAAATTTCTGGACGGAATTTAACAGCCTCCTGCTCCAGTTAGGGGAGACATTGGATAATCCTTA
Protein-coding regions in this window:
- a CDS encoding FadR/GntR family transcriptional regulator; the encoded protein is MKPIKKRRLFEEVILAIEDYIAENNIKPGEKLPSENELAAIFKVSKTAIREALSVLQANNITETRSGSGTYLRDIQGDTIGERVTRNLMDKDKLREILEFRRGIEIEAVALAAVRATEKQLDAVKKAHLALIEANEAKTIGVKEDYEFHYSIILAAQNSIYTEVFEKVSNQFEEGLRISKMQSARNPELFIMGNQEHEQILEALYDRNPEKASAVMRRHLIRNEEKIWGKY
- a CDS encoding GntR family transcriptional regulator gives rise to the protein MKKKSVSVPRMFEQITSQIVHYIHINKLEAGTKLPTERELSALLGVSRSSLREALRVLELLQFVYSRQGEGTFVSSPPPILLPYHILNKDLEHDYLENYFDLALLHAEKILTDTAGTPRVSELVASFPGCGNFWTEFNSLLLQLGETLDNPYYASVWRQFYEFLDSHQFFNKNMDSSIFAELIQALQSHEVKKIRSVISRIKARQLENP